The sequence GGTCTTCGTGGTCGCGAACATCTACGCGATCCTGCGCCCCAGCGACGTCACCTGGTTCGCCCACAAGATGGGCGTCGGCCGCGGCACCGACCTGGTGCTGTACGTGATGGTCCTGGCCATGGGCTTCCTGACCCTGAACACCTTCCTGCGCTTCCGCTCGCTGGAGAAGAAGCTCACCGACCTCGCCCGGACCGTGGCCATCAACGAGGGTGCCCGGCTGAACGAGGAGCGCTTCGACCTGGACCTCCCGGTCTCCGCCCCGGTGAACAGCAGCGGAGCCTGACCTCCATGGCCACCTTCGAGTTCATGCTGCCGTACTACGGCGACGTGGCCCTGATGCAGGCCGCGGTGCGCAGCATCCTCACCCAGAGCGACCCGGACTTCCGGCTGACCGTCGTCGACGACGGCAAGGAGCCCGAGGTCCCGGGCTGGTTCGCCGGGCTCGGCGACGACCGGGTGCGCTACCTGCGCAACGAGCAGAACCTCGGCATCACCAAGAACTTCCAGAAGTGCGTGGAGCTCTCCACCGCCGACCATGTGGTCATCATGGGCTGCGACGACCTGCTGCACCCGCACTACCTGGAGACCGTCCGGGCGATCCTCAAGGACAACCCCGACCTGGGCATGGTGCAGCCGGGCGTCGAGGTGATCGACGGCGCCGGCGTGGTCACCAGTGGCCTGGCCGACAACGTCAAGGACAAGCTGTACTCGCCGAGCGTCAAGGGCCGCCGTCTGATGGGCGGCGAGGAGCTGGCGGCCAGCGTGCTGCGCGGCAACTGGCTGTACTTCCCGTCGATCTGCTGGCGCGGCGAGGTGCTGC comes from Streptomyces sp. TLI_053 and encodes:
- a CDS encoding DUF2304 domain-containing protein encodes the protein MNYFWIQLVLIAGAVILAFMFIRRWDAANTRAWKRIAFSVFVVANIYAILRPSDVTWFAHKMGVGRGTDLVLYVMVLAMGFLTLNTFLRFRSLEKKLTDLARTVAINEGARLNEERFDLDLPVSAPVNSSGA
- a CDS encoding glycosyltransferase; translated protein: MATFEFMLPYYGDVALMQAAVRSILTQSDPDFRLTVVDDGKEPEVPGWFAGLGDDRVRYLRNEQNLGITKNFQKCVELSTADHVVIMGCDDLLHPHYLETVRAILKDNPDLGMVQPGVEVIDGAGVVTSGLADNVKDKLYSPSVKGRRLMGGEELAASVLRGNWLYFPSICWRGEVLRQVNFRDEYSVIQDLALVVDLLERGETMMVDNTTVVFQYRRHAVSESSVQAFSGTRFAEAEKYFNAVAERMDARGWPKAARAARFRSASRLHALTMLPGALRRGKSGGAKVLVRHALTSGQRHDA